A genomic stretch from Pirellulales bacterium includes:
- a CDS encoding methyltransferase domain-containing protein, with translation CRYDLDDRQNSNLSPGPDIKGMRRVPLLSLKARRREPEWMDQPGLEAGLHQDALAALRRVNRISGTARWLWRPIHRLAGEGASRPLRILDLASGGGDVAVGLALEARRAGVTVEIDGCDISPLAVTLAQAQACGAGLTQLRFFKHDVVRDELPRDYDIVTCSLFLHHLDEADAVRVMRKMALSAKRLVLIDDLRRSPLGYALAWTGCRMLTRSPVAHTDGPRSVRAAFTLDEVARLADQAGLASFRLSRHWPQRFLLSWSNL, from the coding sequence ATGCCGTTACGATCTGGACGACCGGCAAAACTCGAACTTGTCGCCGGGGCCCGACATCAAAGGAATGCGCCGCGTGCCGTTACTTTCGCTGAAGGCGCGTCGCCGCGAGCCTGAATGGATGGACCAGCCGGGTCTGGAGGCCGGCCTGCACCAAGACGCGCTCGCCGCGTTGCGCCGGGTCAACCGCATCAGTGGCACAGCCAGATGGCTGTGGCGGCCCATTCATCGTCTCGCGGGCGAAGGCGCCAGCCGGCCCTTGCGTATTTTGGATTTGGCCAGCGGTGGAGGCGATGTGGCGGTGGGTTTGGCACTCGAAGCACGCCGGGCGGGGGTCACCGTCGAAATCGACGGCTGCGACATCAGCCCCTTGGCGGTAACTCTCGCCCAAGCTCAGGCATGTGGCGCCGGTCTTACGCAACTGCGGTTTTTTAAGCACGACGTGGTTCGTGACGAACTGCCCCGTGATTACGACATCGTGACCTGCTCGTTGTTTCTGCACCATCTGGACGAAGCGGATGCCGTGCGGGTGATGCGGAAAATGGCCCTATCGGCGAAGCGGCTGGTGCTGATTGACGACCTCCGCCGGTCGCCGCTGGGGTATGCACTGGCATGGACCGGCTGCCGTATGTTGACGCGGTCGCCGGTCGCCCACACCGACGGTCCGCGCTCGGTGCGAGCGGCGTTCACGCTCGATGAAGTTGCTCGCCTGGCCGACCAGGCCGGCCTGGCAAGCTTTCGCTTGTCGCGGCATTGGCCCCAACGGTTTCTGTTGAGTTGGAGCAACTTATGA
- a CDS encoding NAD(P)/FAD-dependent oxidoreductase, with protein MSAAGDWNASLPAERYCDAVVIGAGPAGSMAARELARRGMRVLLVERKTLPRSKVCGACLNQRAVSWLELAGLSHVLPQLGAVPTKRFRACCGRRSVEIELPGGAAVSRESFDFALAQAAVDCGAQLLTGTTAMLRDVGSDAGGREIELRGPAGNTRTIQAGVVLAADGLAHPSLAQCREFACRVPRGAKLGVGTRTVDAPQSFQPGTIYMAIGRGGYAGLVRLEDGSLSLAAAVVPQAIKRAASPAAAVAAILAEAGMPECGLAAAGPWQGTLPLTQSTPRPVGHRVLVLGDAAGYVEPFTGEGIAWALSGGLAVAEFAERGLCEWNAHVEQGWLHAYRRLVRDRQLCCRGFAAVLRHPSIARMAVQLASAWPAVCRPIVRTLNRPVRPLELCQS; from the coding sequence ATGAGCGCCGCGGGCGATTGGAATGCGAGCTTGCCGGCCGAGAGGTACTGTGATGCCGTCGTGATTGGCGCCGGACCCGCGGGGTCGATGGCGGCCCGAGAGTTGGCGCGGCGTGGCATGCGCGTCTTGCTGGTGGAACGAAAAACACTCCCGCGTTCCAAGGTCTGTGGGGCCTGTCTCAACCAGCGGGCGGTGTCGTGGCTGGAGTTGGCGGGCCTGAGCCATGTATTGCCGCAGCTCGGCGCCGTGCCCACGAAACGCTTCCGGGCATGTTGCGGCCGGCGGAGTGTCGAGATCGAGTTGCCCGGCGGGGCCGCCGTTTCGCGCGAGTCGTTCGATTTCGCCCTTGCACAGGCGGCCGTCGACTGCGGCGCTCAACTCTTGACCGGCACCACGGCAATGTTGCGAGACGTCGGAAGCGATGCCGGCGGCCGCGAAATCGAGTTGCGCGGCCCTGCCGGCAACACGCGGACGATTCAGGCGGGTGTCGTGCTGGCGGCCGATGGCTTGGCACACCCGTCGCTCGCTCAATGCCGTGAATTCGCGTGCCGCGTGCCGCGCGGCGCCAAGCTGGGAGTGGGCACGCGGACCGTCGACGCGCCACAGAGCTTTCAACCGGGCACGATTTATATGGCCATCGGTCGAGGCGGCTACGCCGGCCTTGTTCGCCTGGAAGACGGCAGCCTCAGCCTGGCGGCCGCCGTCGTGCCGCAAGCAATCAAACGTGCCGCATCTCCCGCGGCCGCCGTCGCCGCAATTCTCGCTGAAGCGGGAATGCCGGAGTGCGGTCTCGCCGCGGCCGGTCCGTGGCAAGGAACGTTGCCGCTGACGCAGTCCACCCCGCGTCCCGTCGGACACCGCGTCTTGGTGTTGGGCGATGCCGCGGGCTATGTCGAGCCCTTCACGGGCGAAGGCATTGCGTGGGCGCTGTCCGGCGGCCTGGCAGTGGCCGAGTTTGCCGAGCGCGGCCTGTGCGAATGGAACGCTCACGTGGAACAAGGCTGGTTGCACGCCTATCGCCGGCTGGTCCGCGACCGCCAACTCTGCTGCCGGGGATTTGCCGCGGTGTTGAGGCACCCGTCGATCGCCAGGATGGCGGTCCAACTCGCGTCGGCCTGGCCGGCAGTGTGCCGGCCGATTGTTCGCACTCTAAATCGTCCTGTACGGCCCCTGGAGCTTTGCCAATCATGA
- a CDS encoding type III polyketide synthase codes for MSLHLEAIGTAVPRHFIEQTDAVEVARDFCASSCVQPRVLARLYARSGVRTRHSVVLRESTNGAPANQSFYLPASGVDDLGPTTAERMRVYEEAASQLGVRAGADALAIAETAPREVTHLITVSCTGFHSPGVDVALVRELGLDAGVARTHVGFMGCHAALNALRVAKAFTDSRPEACVLVCAVELCSLHYQYGWDPDRLVSNALFADGAAAVVARSSLGSKGGQPGGWQLISSASAIVPETEDAMRWHIRDHGFEMGLSARVPDLIRERLRPWLASWLADADLSIEEVGSWAIHPGGPRILTACGLACDLSEPELRASADVLAEYGNMSSPTILFILERLRRQSAAGPCVALAFGPGLTIEAALFH; via the coding sequence ATGAGTCTACACCTGGAAGCGATCGGCACCGCTGTGCCGCGGCACTTTATAGAACAAACGGACGCCGTGGAAGTGGCCCGCGACTTTTGTGCGTCGTCGTGCGTGCAACCGCGCGTGCTGGCCAGACTTTATGCGCGCTCCGGAGTGCGGACGCGGCACAGCGTCGTGTTGCGAGAATCCACCAATGGCGCTCCGGCGAACCAGTCGTTTTATTTGCCGGCCAGCGGCGTCGACGATCTTGGCCCCACCACGGCCGAACGGATGCGCGTCTATGAAGAAGCGGCTTCGCAGCTAGGCGTGAGGGCCGGCGCCGATGCGCTGGCGATCGCCGAGACCGCTCCGCGCGAAGTCACGCATTTGATTACGGTTTCCTGCACCGGCTTTCATTCGCCGGGCGTCGACGTGGCCCTGGTCCGCGAATTGGGGCTGGACGCCGGCGTGGCCCGCACGCACGTCGGTTTCATGGGCTGCCATGCCGCGCTCAATGCGCTGCGCGTGGCGAAGGCGTTCACGGACTCGCGCCCCGAGGCCTGCGTGCTGGTGTGCGCGGTCGAACTTTGCAGCTTGCACTATCAATATGGTTGGGACCCGGACCGGCTTGTCTCCAACGCCCTGTTCGCCGACGGCGCCGCGGCGGTGGTGGCCCGCAGTTCGCTTGGCTCGAAGGGAGGCCAGCCAGGCGGATGGCAGCTTATCTCTTCGGCATCGGCCATAGTGCCCGAAACGGAGGACGCCATGCGCTGGCATATCCGCGATCACGGCTTCGAGATGGGCCTTTCGGCGCGAGTGCCGGACTTGATCCGCGAGAGGCTGCGGCCGTGGCTGGCATCGTGGCTGGCGGATGCGGATTTATCGATCGAGGAGGTGGGATCGTGGGCGATTCATCCGGGCGGGCCGCGCATCTTAACGGCCTGCGGCCTGGCCTGCGATTTGAGCGAACCGGAGCTGCGCGCCTCGGCCGACGTGCTGGCGGAGTACGGCAACATGTCGTCGCCCACGATCTTATTCATTCTGGAGCGATTGCGCCGCCAATCGGCGGCCGGCCCCTGCGTGGCGCTGGCCTTTGGTCCGGGGTTGACCATCGAGGCCGCCTTGTTCCATTAA
- a CDS encoding PEP-CTERM sorting domain-containing protein translates to MKWVVFGAVVLAMFSSVPAAHAVAFVRIGITATDTPNVDGTYTWSYDMHLESGSFFRRDTFQLNFLSKDLYKPGSETVTTTTYGGDSSVTWNASESGATINFSASDTNPTDPNAESRLTDVNFQFISSAGPNGSTVAGFGSAGAIDELTQDLLGPATATTPGISDVNPLVVPLNTGAGTYDFTGIRSDVWVDPPTTYGYLYDLTSGGTITEIAGLPSGYSNLTVEDGSGNIIGTITDSGAISPSNPFPINLSEFQILGIAPPVDGTNSNAFPVLLEFSNATGNNLTVTPLDASTPEPTSLLLFGLGMVGLAGSRWRRGRQSQSLLLDE, encoded by the coding sequence ATGAAGTGGGTCGTTTTTGGGGCCGTGGTTCTCGCCATGTTTTCTTCGGTGCCGGCAGCCCATGCGGTTGCTTTTGTTCGGATCGGGATTACCGCGACGGACACGCCCAATGTCGATGGGACCTACACTTGGTCGTACGACATGCACCTGGAAAGCGGCAGTTTTTTTCGACGCGACACGTTTCAGCTTAACTTTCTGAGTAAGGACCTTTACAAACCCGGCAGCGAGACGGTTACAACGACAACTTATGGAGGGGATTCCTCGGTCACGTGGAATGCCAGCGAGAGCGGTGCAACGATCAACTTTTCCGCCTCGGACACGAATCCTACCGACCCGAACGCCGAATCTCGTCTGACCGACGTCAATTTCCAATTTATTTCCAGCGCTGGTCCCAATGGCTCAACCGTGGCCGGCTTTGGATCGGCGGGCGCGATCGATGAGCTGACCCAGGATCTTCTCGGGCCCGCTACCGCAACTACCCCCGGCATCTCGGACGTGAACCCTTTGGTCGTCCCGCTCAACACGGGAGCGGGAACCTACGATTTCACCGGAATTCGTTCCGACGTCTGGGTTGATCCTCCTACGACCTACGGGTATCTCTACGATTTGACTAGCGGTGGCACGATTACGGAAATCGCCGGTTTGCCAAGCGGTTACAGTAACTTGACGGTGGAAGACGGAAGCGGCAACATCATCGGCACAATTACCGATTCGGGCGCTATTTCCCCGTCAAACCCCTTTCCGATCAATCTTAGCGAGTTTCAGATCTTGGGCATTGCGCCTCCTGTGGACGGCACGAACTCCAATGCATTCCCGGTACTTCTAGAGTTCAGCAATGCAACGGGCAACAATCTGACCGTCACGCCGCTTGACGCTTCGACTCCTGAACCAACCTCGCTCCTTCTTTTCGGCTTGGGGATGGTGGGTTTGGCCGGTTCACGCTGGCGGCGCGGACGCCAATCCCAATCACTGCTGCTCGATGAGTAG